In one window of Comamonas testosteroni DNA:
- a CDS encoding aspartate aminotransferase family protein has translation MLQTDSHLMRAYARQPVSFVRGRGARLWDEQGREYLDAIAGVAVTSLGHAHPEIAAVMADQAATLLHTSNVFRIDWQEQLGERLCALAGMEKVFFCNSGAEANETALKLARLHGHRKQVAQPQILVMENAFHGRTLATLAATGNAAKQQGFEPQMPGFVRVPYDDIDAVRRAAREAPGIVAVLVEPVQGEGGIRVASPGYLRALRELCDSQGWLLMLDEIQTGLGRTGAWFAHHHAGITPDVMTLAKALGNGVPIGACLARGAAADLFSPGQHGSTFGGNPLACRVACTVLGIMERDGMAQRAALLGERLLAGLRLALAGHPDVQAIRGLGLMAGVELKRNCQELVGRALAEQRLLITVTRERTIRLLPPLICDEAQIDDIVARVASLCHDGGASHHAV, from the coding sequence ATGTTGCAAACCGACTCTCACCTGATGCGGGCATACGCCCGCCAGCCCGTTTCTTTTGTGCGAGGGCGCGGCGCGCGCCTCTGGGATGAGCAAGGGAGGGAATACCTGGACGCCATCGCCGGAGTGGCCGTCACCAGCCTGGGCCATGCCCATCCCGAGATTGCTGCCGTCATGGCCGATCAAGCCGCCACGCTGCTGCATACCTCCAACGTGTTCCGTATCGACTGGCAAGAGCAGCTTGGCGAGCGCTTGTGCGCGCTCGCCGGCATGGAAAAAGTGTTCTTCTGCAATTCGGGTGCCGAGGCCAATGAGACGGCTCTCAAGCTCGCCCGTCTGCACGGGCATCGCAAGCAGGTGGCTCAGCCGCAAATTCTCGTGATGGAGAACGCTTTTCACGGCCGCACGCTGGCGACGCTCGCCGCCACGGGCAATGCGGCCAAGCAACAGGGCTTCGAGCCGCAGATGCCCGGCTTCGTGCGCGTGCCCTATGACGACATCGATGCGGTGCGCCGCGCGGCCCGGGAAGCACCAGGTATCGTCGCCGTGCTGGTCGAGCCCGTACAGGGTGAAGGCGGCATCCGTGTCGCCAGTCCCGGCTACCTGCGCGCTCTGCGCGAGCTCTGCGACAGCCAGGGCTGGCTGCTGATGCTCGACGAGATCCAGACCGGCCTGGGCCGCACGGGGGCCTGGTTCGCACACCATCACGCCGGGATCACGCCCGATGTGATGACCCTGGCCAAGGCATTGGGCAATGGTGTTCCCATCGGCGCCTGTCTGGCGCGCGGCGCCGCCGCCGATCTGTTCTCCCCGGGCCAGCACGGCTCCACCTTCGGTGGCAATCCGCTGGCCTGCCGAGTCGCCTGCACGGTGCTGGGCATCATGGAAAGAGACGGTATGGCGCAGCGGGCAGCCCTGCTGGGCGAGCGCCTGTTGGCCGGGCTGCGGCTGGCTCTGGCAGGGCACCCAGATGTGCAGGCCATCCGAGGCCTGGGGCTGATGGCAGGGGTCGAGTTGAAGCGCAACTGCCAGGAGCTGGTCGGCCGCGCGCTGGCCGAACAGCGATTGCTGATTACCGTGACCCGTGAGCGCACGATTCGTCTGTTGCCGCCGCTGATCTGTGACGAAGCGCAGATTGACGACATCGTGGCTCGAGTTGCAAGTCTGTGCCATGACGGTGGCGCCAGTCACCACGCCGTCTAG
- a CDS encoding PQQ-dependent dehydrogenase, methanol/ethanol family: MKRLIDNSRGRPGRMVWLLAACLGSAAAFAQAEPAAQAAAAVQRVDGAFIRANAAKTPDWPTTGVDYAETRYSRLDQINAANVKDLGLAWSYNLESTRGVEATPVVVDGIMYVSASWSVVHAIDTRTGQRIWTYDPQIDRSTGFKGCCDVVNRGVALWKGKVYVGAWDGRLIALDAATGKEVWHQNTFEGQKGSLTITGTPRVFKGKVIIGNGGAEYGVRGYITAYDAETGEQKWRWFSVPGDPSKPFEDESMKRAARTWDPSGKWWESGGGGTMWDSMTFDPELNTMYVGTGNGSPWSHKVRSPKGGDNLYLASIVALDPDTGKYKWHYQETPGDNWDYTSTQPMILADIKIAGKQRKVILHAPKNGFFFVLDRTNGKFISAKNFVPVNWASGYDKHGKPIGIAAARDGSKPQDAVPGPYGAHNWHPMSFNPQTGLVYLPAQNVPVNLMDDKKWEFNQAGPGKPQSGTGWNTAKFFNAEPPKSKPFGRLLAWDPVAQKAAWSVEHVSPWNGGTLTTAGNVVFQGTADGRFVAYHAASGEKLWEAPTGTGVVAAPSTYLVDGKQYVSVAVGWGGVYGLAARATERQGPGTVYTFVVGGKAKMPEFVAQRTGQLLQGVKYDPAKVEAGTMLYVANCVFCHGVPGVDRGGNIPNLGYMDASYIENLPSFVFKGPAMARGMPDFTGKLSGDDVESIKAFIQGTADAIRPKP; this comes from the coding sequence ATGAAACGGCTGATCGACAACTCTCGCGGACGGCCAGGCCGCATGGTCTGGCTGCTGGCCGCCTGCCTGGGGAGCGCAGCGGCTTTCGCGCAAGCCGAGCCTGCGGCGCAGGCCGCTGCCGCCGTGCAGCGCGTCGATGGCGCCTTCATTCGTGCCAATGCCGCCAAGACGCCCGACTGGCCCACCACTGGCGTGGACTATGCCGAGACCCGCTACAGCCGCCTCGATCAGATCAACGCCGCCAACGTCAAGGACCTGGGCCTGGCATGGTCGTACAACCTCGAATCCACGCGCGGCGTGGAGGCCACGCCGGTGGTCGTGGACGGCATCATGTACGTCAGCGCCTCGTGGAGCGTGGTGCACGCCATCGACACCCGCACCGGCCAGAGGATCTGGACCTATGACCCGCAGATCGACCGCAGCACCGGCTTCAAGGGTTGCTGCGACGTCGTCAACCGGGGCGTGGCGCTGTGGAAGGGCAAGGTCTATGTGGGTGCATGGGATGGCCGCCTGATCGCGCTGGATGCCGCCACGGGCAAGGAGGTCTGGCACCAAAATACCTTCGAGGGGCAAAAGGGGTCGCTGACCATCACCGGCACGCCGCGCGTGTTCAAGGGCAAGGTCATCATCGGCAACGGCGGCGCCGAATATGGCGTGCGCGGCTACATCACGGCCTATGACGCCGAGACCGGCGAGCAGAAATGGCGCTGGTTCAGCGTGCCCGGCGATCCGTCCAAACCTTTCGAGGACGAATCCATGAAGCGCGCCGCCAGGACCTGGGACCCCAGCGGCAAGTGGTGGGAGTCCGGCGGCGGCGGCACCATGTGGGACAGCATGACCTTCGATCCCGAGCTCAACACCATGTATGTGGGCACGGGCAATGGCTCGCCCTGGTCGCACAAGGTGCGCAGCCCCAAGGGCGGCGACAACCTGTACCTGGCCTCCATCGTGGCCCTGGACCCCGACACCGGCAAATACAAGTGGCACTATCAGGAAACGCCGGGCGACAACTGGGACTACACCTCCACCCAGCCCATGATCCTCGCCGACATCAAGATCGCCGGCAAGCAGCGCAAGGTCATACTGCATGCGCCCAAGAACGGCTTCTTCTTCGTGCTTGACCGCACCAACGGCAAGTTCATCTCGGCCAAGAACTTCGTGCCCGTGAACTGGGCCAGCGGCTACGACAAGCATGGCAAGCCCATCGGCATTGCCGCAGCGCGCGACGGCAGCAAGCCCCAGGACGCGGTTCCGGGCCCCTATGGCGCGCACAACTGGCACCCCATGTCCTTCAACCCCCAGACGGGCCTGGTGTATCTGCCTGCGCAGAATGTGCCCGTCAATCTGATGGACGACAAGAAGTGGGAGTTCAACCAGGCCGGACCGGGCAAGCCCCAGTCGGGCACGGGCTGGAACACGGCCAAGTTCTTCAATGCCGAGCCGCCCAAAAGCAAGCCTTTTGGCCGCCTGCTGGCCTGGGACCCCGTTGCGCAAAAGGCTGCCTGGAGCGTGGAACATGTCTCGCCCTGGAACGGCGGCACGCTGACCACGGCGGGCAATGTGGTGTTCCAGGGCACGGCTGATGGCCGCTTTGTGGCTTATCACGCGGCCAGCGGCGAAAAGCTGTGGGAAGCGCCTACGGGCACCGGTGTGGTGGCCGCGCCCAGCACCTATCTGGTGGACGGCAAGCAGTATGTCTCTGTGGCCGTGGGATGGGGCGGTGTCTACGGTCTGGCTGCGCGCGCCACCGAGCGCCAGGGCCCGGGCACGGTCTATACCTTCGTCGTGGGCGGCAAGGCCAAGATGCCGGAGTTCGTGGCCCAGCGCACGGGCCAGTTGTTGCAGGGCGTGAAATACGACCCCGCCAAGGTCGAAGCCGGCACCATGCTGTATGTGGCCAACTGCGTGTTCTGTCACGGCGTGCCGGGCGTGGACCGTGGCGGCAACATTCCCAATCTGGGCTATATGGACGCGAGCTACATCGAGAACCTGCCCAGCTTCGTCTTCAAGGGCCCGGCCATGGCGCGCGGCATGCCGGACTTCACGGGCAAGCTGTCGGGCGATGATGTGGAGTCCATCAAGGCCTTCATCCAGGGGACGGCGGACGCCATCCGGCCCAAGCCCTGA
- the alr gene encoding alanine racemase, whose amino-acid sequence MPRPIIATIHPEAIRHNLERVRQTVPDAKLWSVIKANAYGHGIENVFDGLRATDGFAMLDLDEAQRVRNLGWRGPILLLEGVFELRDLEICSRLGIWHAVHCDEQIDWLAAHKTQVGHRIFLKMNSGMNRLGFTPERFRAAYARLNALPQVDEISFMTHFSDADVEHGMDHQLRVFHETTLDLPGERSISNSAATLLHGDENNVRCDWVRPGIVLYGSSPDFPTHDAAHWGLEPTMTLSSKIIGTQELHAGDTVGYGSRFQCDGPLRLGVVACGYADGYPRVCPTGTPVLVDGVRTRTLGRVSMDMMAVDLSPVPKARLGSEVTLWGRASNGAVLPIDEVAAAAGTLGYELMCAVAPRVPKQVEGAGK is encoded by the coding sequence ATGCCCCGTCCCATTATTGCCACCATCCATCCTGAAGCCATTCGCCACAATCTGGAGCGGGTGCGGCAGACCGTCCCCGATGCCAAATTGTGGTCCGTGATCAAAGCCAACGCTTATGGCCACGGTATCGAAAACGTGTTCGACGGCCTGCGAGCGACAGACGGTTTCGCCATGCTGGACCTCGATGAGGCCCAGCGCGTGCGCAATCTGGGCTGGCGCGGCCCCATCCTGCTGCTCGAAGGCGTGTTCGAGCTGCGCGACCTGGAAATCTGCTCGCGCCTGGGCATCTGGCATGCCGTGCACTGCGACGAACAGATCGACTGGCTGGCCGCGCACAAGACCCAGGTCGGCCACCGAATCTTCCTCAAGATGAACAGCGGCATGAACCGGCTGGGCTTTACACCCGAGCGTTTTCGTGCGGCTTATGCGCGGCTGAACGCCCTGCCCCAGGTCGACGAGATCTCGTTCATGACCCACTTCAGCGATGCCGATGTGGAGCATGGCATGGACCACCAGCTCCGGGTCTTTCACGAAACCACGCTGGACCTGCCCGGCGAGCGCAGCATCAGCAACAGCGCTGCCACCTTGCTGCATGGTGACGAGAACAATGTGCGCTGCGACTGGGTGCGCCCCGGCATCGTGCTCTACGGCAGCTCGCCAGACTTCCCCACCCATGATGCGGCGCACTGGGGTCTTGAGCCGACCATGACGCTGTCGTCCAAAATCATCGGAACGCAGGAGCTGCATGCCGGCGACACCGTGGGCTACGGCTCGCGTTTTCAGTGCGACGGACCGCTGCGCCTGGGCGTGGTGGCCTGCGGCTATGCGGACGGCTATCCGCGCGTCTGCCCCACGGGTACGCCCGTGCTGGTGGACGGTGTGCGCACCCGCACCCTGGGCCGCGTCAGCATGGACATGATGGCCGTGGACCTGAGCCCCGTTCCCAAGGCCAGGCTGGGCAGCGAGGTCACGCTCTGGGGTCGCGCCAGCAATGGCGCCGTGCTGCCCATCGACGAGGTAGCCGCTGCGGCCGGCACGCTGGGCTATGAGCTGATGTGCGCCGTGGCTCCCCGCGTGCCCAAGCAGGTGGAGGGTGCGGGCAAATAA
- the lplT gene encoding lysophospholipid transporter LplT, with protein MKRGFYTIMSAQFFSSLADNALFVTAVELLRANGAPEWQRAALVPMFALFYVVLAPFVGAFADALPKGKVMFISNAIKVIGCLMMLFGHHPLIAYAVIGLGAAAYSPAKYGILTELLPASQLVKANGWIEGLTITSIILGVLVGGQLVGPTISGHLLAFDFPYLDTGVDTPAEAAIALLILIYVVAAWFNLHIPLTGVAMRPLREDPNKSLVANLLGLLPDFWRCSKRLWADKLGQISLSTTTLFWGASGNLRYIVLAWGAAALGYSTTQASALVGVVAIGTAVGAVLASMRMRLDNATRVIPLGALMGLLVVCMIFIDNLWVAVPFLILLGGLGGFLVVPMNALLQHRGHNLMGAGRSIAVQNFNEQLAILAMGGFYSLSTKMGLTAFGAITVFGLLVAASMVLIGIWHWNNCRRHSAEVEKLLEVARRDCH; from the coding sequence ATGAAGCGCGGTTTCTACACCATCATGTCAGCGCAGTTTTTCAGCTCGCTGGCAGACAACGCCTTGTTTGTGACCGCTGTAGAGCTGTTGCGTGCCAATGGTGCCCCTGAGTGGCAACGTGCTGCCCTGGTGCCCATGTTTGCACTGTTCTACGTGGTTCTGGCGCCCTTTGTCGGAGCCTTTGCGGACGCATTGCCCAAGGGCAAGGTCATGTTCATCAGCAACGCCATCAAGGTGATAGGTTGTCTGATGATGCTCTTCGGCCATCATCCCTTGATCGCCTATGCCGTCATCGGGCTGGGCGCGGCCGCCTATTCGCCGGCCAAGTACGGCATCCTGACCGAGCTGCTGCCGGCCTCCCAGCTGGTCAAGGCCAATGGCTGGATCGAGGGGCTGACCATCACCTCCATCATTTTGGGCGTGCTGGTGGGCGGCCAACTGGTGGGGCCGACCATTTCCGGGCATCTGCTGGCTTTTGACTTCCCGTATCTCGATACCGGCGTGGACACCCCTGCCGAGGCCGCAATTGCCCTGCTGATCCTGATCTACGTCGTGGCGGCCTGGTTCAATCTGCATATTCCGCTGACGGGCGTGGCCATGCGCCCGCTGCGCGAAGACCCGAACAAGAGCCTGGTGGCCAATCTGCTGGGCCTGCTGCCCGACTTCTGGCGCTGCAGCAAACGCCTGTGGGCCGACAAGCTGGGCCAGATTTCGCTGTCCACCACCACGCTGTTCTGGGGGGCGTCGGGCAATTTGCGCTATATCGTGCTGGCCTGGGGGGCCGCAGCCCTGGGTTACAGCACCACCCAGGCTTCGGCCCTGGTGGGGGTGGTGGCAATAGGCACGGCCGTTGGTGCCGTGCTGGCATCCATGCGCATGCGCCTGGACAACGCCACGCGGGTGATTCCCCTGGGCGCGCTCATGGGCCTGCTCGTGGTCTGCATGATCTTTATCGACAATCTCTGGGTGGCCGTGCCCTTCCTCATTTTGCTTGGCGGTCTGGGTGGCTTTCTGGTCGTGCCCATGAATGCCCTGCTGCAGCATCGCGGCCACAATCTCATGGGCGCGGGTCGCTCGATTGCGGTACAGAACTTCAACGAGCAACTGGCCATTCTGGCCATGGGCGGTTTCTACAGCCTGTCCACCAAGATGGGATTGACTGCCTTTGGTGCGATCACGGTATTCGGTCTGCTGGTTGCCGCTAGCATGGTGCTGATCGGTATTTGGCACTGGAATAATTGCAGAAGGCACTCGGCAGAGGTTGAAAAGCTGCTGGAAGTCGCCCGCCGCGACTGCCATTGA
- a CDS encoding helix-turn-helix domain-containing protein, translating to MDALQQCFSSTGAERALQARRQFFEAGIRPSGLVSEAVIQSWLRSQRQHCNGRRLALAPVSPSRLHATQERCRSLLQALQHELPTLEQALAGTGTRVMLTDDKGIVLHVSPASMRPRDERVGLNMSEQAMGTNAPGIVAATGQACTVTNGEHYFDELHAFRCAAAPIRDVHGRLAGVLNLMVEEQHFSFDASPVVGMYATTIENTLLQAQSHEHLVLRFQVTPALLHTPLQALMGVAADGRVAWMNGTAAQLIGQRGLGARSAQELLGHDLSRLLQLSGQPGPAPLRLTSGLGVWMQAHLQTSHGLGTHLDTSSAQDQASPVTTEATPAAEAQPLATLREHSAQLIRETLDQHGGNVSQAARALGISRGTLYRRLRDGRDEGL from the coding sequence ATGGACGCGCTACAGCAGTGCTTCTCGAGCACCGGTGCGGAGCGGGCCTTGCAGGCTCGCCGCCAGTTCTTCGAGGCCGGCATACGCCCCTCGGGCCTGGTCAGCGAGGCGGTCATCCAGTCCTGGCTGCGCAGCCAGCGCCAGCACTGCAATGGCCGGCGGCTGGCTCTGGCTCCCGTCAGCCCCAGCCGGCTGCATGCCACGCAGGAGCGCTGCCGCAGCCTGCTGCAGGCACTGCAGCACGAGCTGCCGACCCTGGAGCAGGCCCTGGCGGGCACCGGCACGCGGGTGATGCTGACGGACGACAAGGGCATCGTGCTCCATGTCTCCCCGGCATCCATGCGGCCCCGTGACGAGCGGGTCGGCCTGAACATGTCCGAGCAGGCCATGGGCACGAACGCACCGGGCATCGTCGCCGCCACCGGCCAGGCCTGCACCGTCACCAACGGCGAGCACTATTTCGACGAACTGCACGCCTTCCGCTGCGCAGCAGCCCCCATACGCGACGTGCATGGCCGCCTGGCCGGGGTGCTCAACCTGATGGTGGAGGAGCAGCATTTCAGCTTCGATGCCAGTCCCGTGGTCGGCATGTATGCCACGACCATCGAAAACACCTTGCTGCAGGCGCAGTCGCACGAGCATCTGGTGCTGCGCTTTCAGGTGACACCGGCACTGCTGCACACGCCGCTGCAGGCGCTGATGGGCGTGGCTGCCGATGGCCGCGTCGCCTGGATGAACGGCACCGCCGCCCAGCTCATCGGCCAGCGCGGCCTCGGTGCGCGCAGCGCTCAGGAGCTGCTGGGCCATGATCTATCTCGCCTGCTGCAACTGAGCGGCCAGCCCGGCCCCGCACCGCTGCGCCTGACCAGCGGCCTGGGCGTCTGGATGCAGGCGCATCTGCAAACCTCGCACGGCCTTGGCACGCACCTGGACACCAGCAGTGCGCAAGACCAGGCCAGCCCCGTAACCACCGAAGCAACGCCCGCCGCCGAGGCGCAGCCCCTGGCGACGCTGCGCGAGCACAGCGCGCAGCTGATCAGGGAGACGCTGGACCAGCATGGCGGCAATGTCTCCCAGGCCGCGCGCGCCCTGGGCATCTCGCGCGGCACGCTGTACCGCCGCCTGCGCGATGGTCGCGACGAGGGTTTGTGA
- a CDS encoding AmiS/UreI family transporter — protein MWLGLSLFYVGAVLFLNGLWMLGKIADKEIWVINIFTGVVSLCIGLASIFGPAADAASVKSGALTLLFAFTYLWVAFNRFSGADGRGLGWFSLFVAVTAVPVALDTLTSAISGLDWWMGINWAAWAVLWALFFALLALKKSIERPTGWLCIAQGVLTGWVPGYLILAGKLM, from the coding sequence ATGTGGTTGGGTTTGTCGCTGTTTTATGTGGGTGCGGTGCTGTTTCTCAACGGCCTGTGGATGCTGGGCAAGATTGCCGACAAGGAGATCTGGGTCATCAATATCTTCACCGGAGTGGTGTCGCTATGCATCGGCCTGGCCAGCATCTTCGGCCCGGCGGCCGACGCGGCATCGGTCAAGAGCGGCGCGCTGACCCTGCTGTTCGCCTTCACCTATCTCTGGGTGGCTTTCAATCGCTTCAGCGGCGCCGACGGCCGCGGTCTGGGCTGGTTCAGCCTGTTCGTGGCGGTCACCGCCGTTCCCGTCGCCCTCGATACACTGACCAGCGCCATCTCGGGGCTGGACTGGTGGATGGGCATCAACTGGGCAGCCTGGGCCGTACTCTGGGCCTTGTTCTTCGCGCTGCTGGCGCTCAAGAAAAGCATTGAGCGCCCCACGGGCTGGCTGTGCATCGCCCAAGGCGTGCTGACGGGCTGGGTGCCCGGATACCTGATCCTGGCGGGGAAGCTCATGTGA
- a CDS encoding DMT family transporter, with translation MHSPLPVFALLLNALIWGLSWWPFRLMHEAGLHPLWATASMYALVLAGLLALRPASLRQAWQYPALLLLAASSGLNNVAFNWAVTVGDVVRVILLFYLMPAWAVLLAWKLLGEKPTPMALLRLLLAFGGVVLVLLPADASLSGLFAGLTVADALAVFGGFMFALTNVLLRRFQGIPAQARMLAMFAGCMSMGLLTALTALTASSLGVVPGFPAFDGSWALVALGLAGLLMLGNWALQFGAAHLPSGVTSVVMLSEVVFASVSSVLIAHEVLSARTLAGGALIMGAALLATLGRAPKK, from the coding sequence ATGCATAGTCCACTGCCTGTATTTGCGCTGCTGCTCAATGCCCTGATCTGGGGGTTGTCCTGGTGGCCATTTCGTCTCATGCATGAGGCCGGACTGCATCCGCTGTGGGCCACGGCATCGATGTATGCGCTGGTGCTGGCCGGTCTGCTGGCGCTGCGCCCCGCCAGCCTCAGGCAGGCCTGGCAATACCCGGCGCTCCTGCTGCTGGCTGCCAGTTCGGGCCTGAACAATGTGGCCTTCAACTGGGCCGTGACCGTGGGCGACGTGGTGCGCGTCATCTTGCTGTTCTATCTCATGCCGGCCTGGGCGGTACTGCTGGCCTGGAAGCTGCTGGGCGAAAAGCCCACGCCCATGGCGCTGCTGCGCCTGTTGCTGGCCTTTGGCGGTGTGGTGCTGGTGTTGCTGCCCGCCGATGCCTCGCTCTCCGGGCTGTTTGCCGGTCTCACCGTGGCCGATGCGCTGGCCGTGTTCGGCGGCTTCATGTTTGCGCTGACCAATGTGTTGCTGCGCCGCTTTCAAGGCATTCCGGCCCAGGCCCGCATGCTGGCCATGTTTGCCGGCTGCATGAGCATGGGCCTGCTGACCGCCCTGACCGCCCTGACCGCCAGCAGCCTGGGTGTGGTGCCGGGCTTTCCAGCCTTCGACGGCAGCTGGGCCCTGGTGGCACTGGGCCTGGCTGGGCTGCTGATGCTGGGCAACTGGGCCCTGCAATTCGGTGCCGCCCATCTGCCTTCAGGCGTGACCTCGGTGGTCATGCTCAGCGAAGTGGTGTTTGCCAGCGTCTCCTCGGTGCTGATCGCCCATGAGGTGCTCTCGGCGCGTACGCTGGCCGGCGGTGCGCTCATCATGGGAGCAGCCTTGCTGGCCACCTTGGGCAGAGCACCGAAAAAATAG